The proteins below come from a single Amphiura filiformis chromosome 15, Afil_fr2py, whole genome shotgun sequence genomic window:
- the LOC140171416 gene encoding small ribosomal subunit protein uS11, giving the protein MAPRKGRAKTEEVQVSLGPQVPEGENVFGVAHIFASFNDTFVHVTDLSGRETIARVTGGMKVKADRDEASPYAAMLAAQDVAAKCKELGITALHIKLRATGGNKTKTPGPGAQSALRALARSGMQIGRIEDVTPIPSDSTRRKGGRRGRRL; this is encoded by the exons ATGGCTCCTCGCAAAGGCCGTGCAAAGACAGAAGAGGTCCAGGTAAGCCTGGGACCTCAGGTGCCAGAGGGAGAAAATGTTTTTGGTGTAGCTCACATCTTCGCCTCTTTCAACGACACATTTGTTCATGTCACTGATTTGTCTGGAAG GGAAACTATTGCACGTGTGACCGGTGGAATGAAGGTGAAGGCTGATCGTGATGAGGCCTCCCCTTACGCCGCTATGTTGGCTGCCCAGGATGTGGCTGCCAAGTGCAAGGAACTTGGAATCACAGCACTCCACATCAAGCTGAGGGCCACTGGGGGAAACAA GACCAAAACCCCAGGACCAGGTGCCCAGTCAGCACTCCGTGCTTTGGCTCGTTCCGGTATGCAAATCGGACGTATTG AGGATGTAACACCAATCCCATCAGACAGCACAAGGAGGAAGGGAGGTCGTCGTGGTAGACGTCTCTAG